ATAAAATGGCAATCGGGCAGAGATGCGCCTGCCCAGTGCCCACTTTCATCGTGCTGCTACATTTGCAGCAGTGGGCATTGGCCCGTTGCTGTGCAGCAGTACAAAGGCCCTTTTTCCTCAAGGAGAGAACCATATTGGCCACTTGTTAGCAAACACATTACAAGTGTGCGCAGACATCCTTGAGCCTATGGAGCTGAGAAATATATTTGCCTAAGGTGTTTGGTTCACGCCACACTTAGCAAACTCTATCCCATATGCAATACACTTTATTACAATACCTTACATAaggcatggttaataaattgcTAGCCACACCTTAATTGAAGTACGGCAAAAGTTATGGTAACTAGCCAAACACGGTGGGTCTACTAGTTCTGTATCCCTCAACTTGGGAGCCGCCAAGACCACAACTCTCAACTTTTGAAAGTGTCGCGATACACTGTATTCACCCACATCATAGCGATTTTGACTGATGTGGCAAGGTTTTTGAGCACACATCGTGATATGGACATCTAACTTCAGCGTTAGTGAGCACTCATCACACCATGAATGTCATGTCATGATCGATGTAGAATTGTATATGGAAACCCTCTTTCATCTCTGCCTCATCTTTTTAATGCCATATATATCAACAATTTATTCGGCAAAAACTATTTGATTGAAGATCATTTATCACTTGTTCACTGTTCACATGCCTCGTCCAACAAGTTTGGCCGGCCCAGATCCGACTGGACCAACCAACCTCGCTCGAAGCGACCGAGAGAGGCCCAATCTCTTTTCCCAAAGGGCCCAATCTTCTCCTATGGGCCCAACCTCTCTAGCGAGGGAACCGAAAAGGCCCAGCCCACGAAAAAACCCAAACCAATGACAGCCTCACCCACCTCCCTCATTCCGGTCATTCTGTCCCCCTACCTTGCGGTTGCGGTTATGTGAATAGTGCCCACAAGATTTGATCCTCCACCGTCTCACTCTCACCTTGTCCTCCCCCCGCTCCCCACCATGGCTCCTTTTGGATCCCACCCTACCCCACCATGCGCCCCCCTGGCCCCACTCGTCTGACTCTACCCCCTACCTTCCCGTCCCGGCCTCGCCTGGTCACCGCCGCGCCCAAACCCAATCCCCtaaaccctagcgccgccgccgccatgctgcgccgcctcgccgccgtcgccccgcgggccttctcctcctcctcctccccgcacgcgccgcctgcggcggcgtcgggctACACCCCGCGCCGCGAGTACGGGCTGGTGCCCATGGTGATCGAGCACACCTCCCGCGGGGAGCGCGCCTACGACATCTTCTCCCGCCTGCTCAAGGAGCGCATCGTCTGCATCCACGGCCCCATCTCCGACGACACGGCCTCGCTCGTCGTCGCGCAGTTGCTCTTCCTCGAGTCCGAGAACCCCGCCAAGCCCGTCCACCTCTACATCAATTCCCCCGGCGGGGTCGTCACCGCGGGCCTCGCCATCTACGACACCATGCAGTACATCCGCTCCCCCGTCACCACGCTCTGCATCGGCCAGGCGGCCTCCATGGCctcgctcctcctcgccgcggggGCGCGCGGGGAGAGGCGGGCGCTGCCGAACGCGCGGGTCATGATCCACCAGCCctccggcggcgcgtcggggcaGGCCTCCGACATCGCCATCCACGCCAAGGAGATCCTCAAGGTGCGGGACCGGCTCAACAAGATCTACGCAAAGCACACGGGACAGGCCATCGACCGCATCGAGCAGTGCATGGAGCGGGACATGTTCATGGACCCGGAGGAGGCGCACGATTGGGGGCTCATCGACGAGGTCATCGAGCACCGCCCTGTCTCGCTTGTGTCTGATGCTGTTGGCGGTGATCCGCCGAACCTCGGTGGAGGCGGAAATGGGGAGAATAAGGGAGCGGAGGAGCCATCATCGGCGTGATGGATTGTCACAAGGTGCAATCCTTTTTGCGTTTCCTTTAGCTGTCCTGTTGGATTTAAGGTTTCATTCATACATGAGGTGAATAACTTAATTTCCTGGCTGCTTGGGCTTATCCAGTAGCTACACTGTTGTTTTGCTACTTGGATTAATCTGTTGCTGATAACGAATGCTACGTGGttttagccttcatctgtggaaAACTGATGATAGATGCATTGTTAAAGGCTTAAAGTGTTTGTCTGGATTCAATCAGTTCTGTTTATAAAGGATAAAAATCAGTAATCACAACCTCGCAACATTGGGTTGCATTTTGTACTGGCCCTGATTTGGAGTACCATTTCATGATTATCATTGCACATTCCCTGGTGTTTCTAGTTGTGTTTTGACTTTGAGCATTATGCGATGTTAGTATTTCAAGTAAGTTCTATAATTCATCAGTACTCTGTCATCCTCTAGAGTTTTTCTTCCACTTGTTTGGTGCATGTCACttgatagttttttttttgaggggctGAGTTCAAATACAGTTTTCTATCTATAACTGAGTGAGCCTCTCATTTAATTTCTTCTGGTAGCACAACTGGATACTCAATTTTCTATGTTAGAAACTGGAAGTGACCCCGACATATAATAGTAGTCAACCTTTAAACTGAATCTCCTATGTACGAATATTTCTGTGCTGTCCTTGTGATATGCCAGTATGACACATGAAGCTGAGCGTAGTGCTGTTATATCGACCAAATGGTTAAAGTCATCCAATATTTTGATAAACTGGAATGGAGCTAATGCATGTGTGTACTTTGAGTATAGTTTCCCTGTTGCCTACAATGCCTGTATTAGTGTAACAGACTATTACAGGTTTTGGCAGTTTTAGGCTTAGTAGGGCCTCCTTGTTCCTAGGACCTTGCACTGATAAAACTGCATATCACTGAACGAACAATCTGAGGTACTGACAGCAATATTTGTTTCATTTAGGGCTTAGATCGTGTCCAATAGTTCCATCTAATCCTGATGTTCATAGCAAGACTCAAGGACATTTCTAAGAGCTCTTTTAAAGAGCATCCTTTAGCTCATGTATGTCTTCATAGCAGCCTGCATTTTAAGTTACCTTTCTTTTGCTTAGTCTTCTCATTACAACTACTATGAGCTCCCTTATCAGTTGACATGTGTACATTTGGATTCATAATACATGAACACCACATCCTTTAAAAATCTGAAATTACTATCTTTTAATATCATTAATGTCTTGCCTTCTTGTTTGCTTTTACCTTTTTGTAAGGACTAAGTGCTGTTTGGCAGATAGAACAGTTGAACTAAAACACATCAACTCCATGATGTTATTGCAGGAATATCTGAGCACCCAACTAGATGTTCAATTCGATTGATGATTTATGCCTAGAGTTCCAGATGGATGATGTGTGCTTGATTCTGGTCTTGTGAGCTGGAGATTTTAATGGGAGTTTTCAGCGGTCAATATAACATAAAAGCTGAATCCTGACCACTGATAGGAAGCATAGTACATTTTAAATCTGCCATTTCTGATTCTGTTTTGAGCGCCAGGGCCTACATTACTGCTTGCTGCTTTGTTGTTCCTGAGCACCTAGTCTGAacaatcttttccttttttagccTCTAATGCTTTGATTTCTGAATCTGTACTTTGTTTTGACATTCATCACGCAACCCAAAAATTGAGTGCATCGCTTGTTTGTGTTGCTTCGATCTTCTGTTGGGGCAGTTTTCCACACTGTTCTGTGGATGATGAGACATTTGTATCTTTTGGTTAACTACCCAATTCAACAGTCTTCAAAGAAGAATATTGCTGATAGTTGGCAGTTCTGGGTTGAAGATGCTGCTTTGGTGAGTGGTGGTTTTCTGTgtttattttcagaaaaaaaatgcagtgaGCTGCTTGAGTAGAAATCGTCAGAGGCAGCCCTCAGACCGTGTAACTACAGCAAAACGTGTTCCTTGCCCTGTTCTGTGTCAGCACTTGCTACACTGCCAGCTTGCAGTAGATTTGATCAACTAGATCTAGATGGGGGCTTGTTGCAACACAGCGCAATGGTGGTACTGCTATGTCGAGTTAATTCATCAGTACCGAGTCATTCTTCTGTACTTCATAGTTTTTTCTTCCACTTGTTTGGTGCATGGCACTTGATAGTGAGGGGCTGACTTCAAATACCGTTTTCTATCTATAACTGAGTGAGGCTTTCGTTTCATTTCTTCTGGGGCCTGGGGGAACAACCGGATACTCAATTTTCTATACTAGAAACTGGAAGAGACCTTGACATATATTAGTAGTCAACCTTTTAACCGGATCTATTATGTATGAATATTTTTGTATAGTCTTTATGATGTGTCAATATGGCACATGAAACTGAGGGTAGTCCTGCTATACAGACCAAATCgttaaaataatataatattttGATAAACTGAAAATTGAGCTAACGCATGTTTGTACTCCTGAGTACAATGCCTGAATTAGTataaggccagtctcagtgcacagttaccaagattGAGAATTAGGTAACTGTGCCTGTTGAGTGTCATTgggatgaaacttctctcacatatgatgaaactcctcattctctctcctcataaataccttgccaagtcagcaaaattggtGATGTGGCATGGAaattaatgctcatgaaaccctctatgaaactcccattgACACTAGCCTAGCAGATCGACAGGTTGTGCCAGTTTTGGGCTCAATTGGAGCTTTCTAGGATCCAAGACTAGAAATAGTGTAATACTGCATATGGGACAGTCTGAGATGCTGGCAGCAGTATTTGTTCTATTTAGGGCTTAGATACTTAGATCAGATCCAATAATTCCATATAAGGCCCAAGGATATATCTAAGAGCTCTTTTAAGGAGCATCCTTTGACTCATGTATGGCTTCATAGATGACGCCTGCGGCGTGCATTTTAAgcttcctttcttttccctAGTCTCATTGCAACTATTATCAGCTCCCTAATCGTTTGGCTTGTGTACATGTGGATTTGTGGTATATAGACACTGAATCCTTTAAAAATCTGAAACTACTATCTACTTATATCACTAACGTCTTACCTTCTTGTTTGCCTTTATCTTTGAGTATGGGACAGACTATGTGCTGCTTGTCAGGTAAAACAGCTGAAATAAGACACATCAACTCCATGATGCTCTTGCAGTTCAGGAATATCTGAGCACCCAACTAGATGTTCGAATTGACCGTTGATTTATGCCTAGAGTTCCAGATGGATGATGTGCTCTTGATTTTGGTTCCTTGAGCTGGAGACTTTCATGGACTTTTCATCGATCGGTATGACATAAATGATGAATCATGAACATCGATAGGATATTACATTTAAATCTGTCATTGCTGATTTTAGTTTGAGCTCCAGGGCTTACATTTATGTTCTTGTACGACAGTTTGGAATTTGGAGCCCATACCATAGTCTGAACGatatttctttttctgttttagCCTCTAACACCAGTTTTGGATTCTGGTACCTTGAGTGCGCTGCTTGCTGTTTGTGTTTCAGTTTTCTAATTGGAAGTTTTCCATGCTCTGTTCTGCGGATGAAGAAACATCTGTAGCTTGAGGTTAAACTACTTAATTTAACTCCCTTGTAATTAGAGTATTTGTTGATAGTTGATACCCTTCAAATATGCTACATGCTATTTGGCAGACAGAATAGTTGAACTAAAACGCATCGACTCCACGATGTTATTGCAGAAGCGCCCAACTTGTTGTTCAATTCAACCAATGATCTATGCCTTGAGTTCCAGATGGATGGTCGTGTGAGCTGGAGATTTTAATGAAGTTTGCACCGGTCTAACATAAAAGATGAATCATGAACTCTAATAGGAAGCATGTTACATTTTAAACCTGTTATTTCTGATTGTTATTTTGAGCACCAGGGCTTACATTACTGCCTTCTTCTTTGTTGTTCTACAACAGTTtggacatcttttttttttttcttttttagccTCAAATGCTTTTGACTGGAATCTGGTGCTTGTTTGATGTGTGTCACGCAGCCAAAGATTCTGAATGGATAGCTTATATCTATTTTTCACCAGTTTTCCATTGGGCAATTTTCCACTCCGTTATAGGGATGACGAAACATATGTACCTTGTGGTTAAACTACCCAATTTTAACACCCTTCAAAGGAGAGTATTTGTTGATAGGTTGGCGCACAATTCTTGGTTCTGTGCTTCAGATGCTGCTCTGGGAGAGTGGCTGTTTTCTGTGTTTATAATTGATCAGAGAAACATGCCGCGAGCCGCCTGCCTAGAAAATCGGCAGAGGCGGCCAAGACGTGTAACTACAGCTGACACGTACAAGACGTATTCCCTGCCCCTTCTCTCAGTGAGGGCTTGGTATACAGCCTGCTTGCAGCAAGATTCGATCAAAGATCAAGATGGCTACTTTGTCGCCTTGTTGCATATTGGAGCTAGGAGGGGATTCCATGGAACGTTTACATCTGCCTTCCCGTTGAAGATTTGCAGGGGAATACAGTCACGCAACACATAACCCATTCAAGCTCAAGCTTCGTAGCTAAGCAAAACGATCTACTCCTGCTACTTCAGCAGCTGGCGCAGCGAGTGGGCCGGAGAGCTCGCTCCCCGGCGGCTAGCGGGTGCGCGCGGCCGGGAGGTCCTGGCCCCGGAGGAAGTGGTAGAGCATGGCGAGCGAGCGGGCCGGCGCGAAGAGCGGCACCTGGTGGCCCGCGCCGCGCACCGTCACCAGCGTGAGACCCTCTTCGTACTCCACCGCCCACCCGGCCACCTGCTGCCGGTAGTACCACGCCCGCCACCCGCCCCACTGCGCCACcgcgtcggccgcggcggcggacgcgttCGCCCTCAGCCTCTCCCGCGGCCGCAGCCCCATGGCGTTGATGCTGTACCGCGTCGACGTCACCGGCACCCGCCCGTCCGTGTCGCCGCTGCAAAAcgtgccatgccatgccatcgCGGGGTTTTCAGTTCATCAGTGACATGGCTCACCGTCAGTAGTATGGCAGAAAAAGGAAATGCTCGAAGTCATGTACCTGTAGACCCAGACGCGCAGCCCGGCGGCCATGAGCTTCTTGAGGATGGGCAGTATGGTGGCCGGCGAGTCGTTCCATTTCCTTATCACCTCACTGCAGCACAGGCACGCAATAAACAACCGTTACGTTCCGTCAGAGCGGATGCTGAAACCGTGCAGCAGCTTCGCAGGAGACGAAAAATACGCTACAGCCGGTGCAAAGCAGAGGAGTCAATGCGCGTGCAAGTTGCAACCGCGCCAGATCTGAGAAGGAACTGGCCGGTGCTGCACTGCTGCTGATAAACGTATTCATGGCGGCTGGTGGATGAGTAATTGGTGGACCGTGGACGACAAGGTAAACAGTGCACGCGCGCTGGAAGGGCCGGCCGTAGGCTGGCAGCATATGCAGAGAGGGAAGAACAGTGACTGCGGAAGCCGGGCGTGCGGACCTGCAGGGCGAGTACGGGTAGGGCAGGCCTGTCCGGTTGGCGTGCAGCGCGCGCTGCACGTCCCCGCGGTTGAAGTACTTGGTCACGTACGCCTCCGTGCACGGGTCGTATCCCGCCGGCACACGCTTCAGCCTGTGCCACGCATCCTGCAGGTGCCCCAACGTCACGGGCAGCCAGGCAGACGAGAGAAAACCAATCAGCCAGTCACATCTTAACTTGTGCCCTGTCGTGTTCAAGGACAGTGGGGAGAGAGAGCAGCGTACATGCTTGGAgaggaggcgcggcgcggcgacgagactcgccgggcgccggggcttggcggcggcggctggcagcAGGCACGTCGGCGTGTAGATGCTGTAGATGTCGATGTCGTCGTAGGCGCCCAGGAAGGCGCGGAGCGCCGGGGAGCAGCCCTTGCCGGGCCGCCCGCCGTCGGCCTCCTCCTTGAAGGAGTCGCACTCGCGGCGCACCGCCGAGTAGAGCTCGTCGGAGATGATGGCGTGGCTCCAAGCGTACTCCACCATGCCCAGCTGGTCCGTCGCGTCGTTCAGCACCGCGTTCCCGATCTGCCACACCATCGCCCCGTCAGCAGCAGAAATGGTTTTGCTTTTCCGACAGAGCGGCGAACAATGCACGCATGAAattacttttatttttttactagaGTTCTAGGGAGCATGCGTGAAATTATTACTGCCAGAGCAGGCGCAAAAGGGTTTGTCACGAACCacgcttttttttttaccatgcTGGTTATTGGAGGATTATTAAAACTAAAGCGGTAAAGCTCCCAGGGCGGGGTATATCCGCATGCACGCTTATGTCTGCCATCTACTTTTACTACAGCGCAGCAGCACTGATtcacttctctctctcttttcctttccgTCTCCGCTTTATCTTTCTAGAATACTAACTGATGGCCGATTTGCTGAGCTAAGGCTGCTTAGTAGTAATCCTAATGGCATGATTGCAGGCTTAAGGGGCCCCAGCTTTGCTGTCAAGTTTCCTCGTAAGGGGAGCTCAGGCCTTAGGCAAAGCTTACCATGAAACCTTTGATGTTGATGGCTCTTTCCCTGCTCGCCCCTTTCCTCCCGTCGTAGATGAGCTCCGCGAGCTGGGGAACATAATGCCCTGAAAAAAGCGCGATGCAGAGGCGTGtcactgttttttctttttatcgcAGATTATGATGCAGCTTAAGAAAAAAACTGAGGTTTTGGGCCGTCTGATTTACCGGCGTAGCTCTCCCCGGCGATGTAGAAGTCCCGGGTCTTGAACTCGGGGAACTTGTCGAGCCAGTTGAGGAGGAAGCTGTACGAGTCCTGCGCCGTCACGCGGTCGCCGAGCCGCCGCAGGTCCGCCGTCCGGTTCGTGTAGGAGAACCCGACCCCCACCGGCGCCTCCAGGAACAGCAGGTTCACGGCTGAGAAACCATTGCAATCGAAAGGACCCAGTCACACAAGATTCATCCAAAATTCAGAATTCAAATGAGCAGCAGAAAACTTAAAACTGTGCTTTGATGTTGCTTGCTTGCCTTTGTTCCACGCGTAGGCGTTGCGGGTGAGGTTAGCGCCGTAGCTCCTGACCAGGAACGGGCCCAGCTCCTGGGCGGCGCCGTAGGCAACAGAGGAGCATCCAGGCCCTGCAATGGCACGTCGCGTTCTTCAGACCATCACAGGCATCAGTCAGAACGGAAAATCATCGTCCGATCACGCGCTTGCTACAGTGCATTCGTAGCGATCGAGTGTTTCGCCACAAGGGCAGCCTTATGTGTCCTTATCCGTTCCTCCATTGGTTGCTACTGCAGTTCTCAGAGGCGCCTATGGGAATTGTTTACAGGCTAGATGCGTAGGCTTTTTGGGCACTGTCTATACCGAGGCCTTGGCCTTGCAGGAGAAAAGAAATGCAAAGGTGAGGACAGAGCGGAGAGCGGGGCGACGAGACAGCTGATTTGCCAATCAGAAAGGCCGCTCTGCCCTTCCCTGGCGGTCAAAGCGTCAAAGACTCGTACTTCCGTGCAATCAGTAATGCCTACTACCCTTTCTTTTCGGACTATAACAAATTATCAACTGCAGATAAGAAGATTATCACTGAAGTCAGGAGATATAGCAAGTAATAACTCTGACTGACTGACAGAGTCTGAGACTGAATGATACGCGTGAAGCGTCATGACAAAAGACTTGGATTCTCTAGTTTGGTTTCAGACGAACACATGCTCACGTGCATTAGTATCAACTTTAAATCATATAATATAATCTAGGATTACGGCTCATAATCCCTCTTTTTATCTTTACTGTGCCGtcctttggtggtggtggtgccccATTGGCCCCCCTAGAGCTACAGCCATGTGAAGGAATGCTAAAGGACAAGTCGAAAGAGAGAGAACAATATCTGGTCGCCTGATGGCTTAACAGTGTCGCCAGTGCTGCTGCAGCGCAGGTGCGGGGGCGAGAAACTGCATCGCACTCGCAATGTCCCTCCgtggtcgccggccggccggaacaGCGAAGCTTTCTCTCTTCCAGGACCAGGGCGCAGGGCCCTGCTTACCGCTCGTACGGCGGCGTCGAGCCTTCTTTTGCTCTTTCGCAGCGTCTTTTCTCCTGCGCCGGGAGGGAAGGCTTTGCTCTCTGCAGCCTGCCCCGAGATCCGAACGCATGCTCTCGGCTCCTCTCGTCCTCTCCCCCTGTGGATCCTGGTGCTTTGCTTTGGGGAGCTTTTGCTGCCGGAAAGCATCGTTCTTCCGGTGCAGCACGGTGACCACCACACGGGGGGCCACGGCCTGTGCTTTCCGACTTGCCGACGCATTTTTCGTTGGTGGAAAGAACAAACATGAATGCGAGAACATCACTGATCCTACAGTTTTTACTTGGATTCGTGTCATCTACCGCTATATGTGACGGTTTCTGTTTATCCTATATTACTATCACGTTTTTTGAGGAATCATATTCCTATGTCACTGCCTAGAGATGCAACTATATTTGCAAACAAACAAACGTTTCATTGAAATGTCACTGCCTTTCGTTTGTGAAATGAGAAGCAAATGGAAGAATCAGAGATGGGCAACAATCACGGGATCTACAGAGCTAGGGAAGAAACAACCCCAGAGGCCAGAGGCTCAAGTCGTGCGTACCTCCGTTGAGCCAGAGCAAGAGCGGCTTCTTCTCCGGCTCGCGCTCAGCCTCGAAGAACCAGTAGAAGAGCGccttgccgctgccgccgccgcccgagccgacGTCGACGTAGCCGGCGTAATGCCTGAACCCGACGGCCGGCTGTCCGGGCAGCCCGGTCACGAGGTCCGCCTCCGGCCGCGGGCTCCTCGGGGACACTCCGGTGGCCGAGTCCGGCGCCGTGGCCAGCGCGAGCATGAGCACCGCCATGGCCGTAGCCACAGCCATGGTCGTTTCTACGGGCAAGCGCGGCGTGTGGCGATGTGCTCTGCCTCTGCGCGTTTGACCGGAGTGGTGAAATGGGGGAGGGAAGGGCGGTTTTAAGGGCACGTTTGGTTGGTTACCAATTGTGACCCTTCCAAAAAATTGGCGCGCCCTCAAAATTTGGCCTGGGTTTGGTTGCCTGCCGATCATTGGCTGCCAacttcctccttttttttttttgataaaagcTGCCAACTTCCTCCTAGTTGCACCACAGAACCAACGCGCGCAAAAACACAGGCGGCCAAATCGCTCGCCAACAATTTGGCAGCCAACGGAAGCTCCAAGAGCTATGTGGCAGCAGCTTATTAGCTGCACGAATACCCAAAAACAAGGATTAATAGGCTTTGATCGATAATATCTCCTAAACGGTAAATCTAATTCACAATATGTTTGCGTATTAATACTTATTACAATTAAATCTACAAAACAAAATCTTAGTTGACTACATTTAGAGGTAAAAAAATTCAAGACATGTGAACCCCACATGTCATGCTTACATTATATACAATATTTGACAACTACCAGTAAGGTCACAATCCAAACATTACTGTGCCCCGGTTTTGGCATCGCCCATGATTTAATCGTAACCAATATTTGGCGCGGTAAACCTGGCACGAACCAAACATGCCTTAAAAGCAGAGGAGGACGTGTGGGGGTGGGGATAAAGTGGAGGCGAGGGGGTTGGCAGTAAATGTTTTTCATTTTTAAGTTGCCGTAGCGGGGGCAGTTAGGAAATGAATTTGCTAACCACAGTGGGTGATTGGAGGTACCTTCTTGGTTATCTGGCTCACATCCAAACTTTTGATTCCTACTAACTGCGTGTCAGAGCAGTTGTTTATACTACTATGTACGTGGGGTTTTATAGGATTTCTAGGATTCTATCACGTGACCAGGTTCTGAATTCAGATTGTAAGAGAATGCAATTTGGTTTTGTCATTGTCTTGCATTGAGCGCTCCTACATTAAAAAATGCCAACCGATTTAGCGACTGAAGTTTAGTTGGCAGTTCGTGCGTCAATGGGATTGGGCGTAGTGGCGGGATGTCAGCGGCTTGTAACTGCCAGGCGCAGCAGCCGGCAGTCTGAGGCACTGCTGCCAGGAACAGTTACGGACATGATAGTATGCCAAAAACGGGACGGTTTCAGCGTTGAATAGCATCTCCGTGTTCATTCTGGAGAACTTGCATGCCTACATTGAGCACTACTAGTAATGCTAAACGACCAAGATGGCTAGCTACAAAAGTGAACAATGCTGCAGCACAGATTGATCAAACGCATTACTCCGAGATGTACATCCTGCACCTGCAACGTCACGCTCCAAGCTCACTCTCTGATCGCCCAAGCTTCAGCGAGATCACGGCACCCTTGCAGCTATTCTCCTCGGAGAAAAACGCGTTCAGGTCGATCTCGTCAAGAAGCCTCTTCCTCGCCTCCTCCACTCTCCGGCTGCACGCGAGCCGCTCCAGGGCCTGCTGCTCCCGCCCATCCGGCGGATGcggcgcgctgctgctgccttgGGCCTGCAGCTCCTGCCCATCCGCCTGCGCCGCGCGCTTGCGCTTCTTCCTCGGCCTCTTGGGCTTGTACTGGCCGAACCTGGCCTCCAGCTCCTGCTGGGGGCTCCACCGATGCCCGAACGCTTCGAATCTCCTGAGAAGGGGGATTGAGAGCAGAACACAAGAGGGACGTAAACCATGATGAACGCAGCAGCGATTGCCATTGTTAGAATGGAACGCGTACGTACCTGGATATTTCCTCCCAGAGTCCCACCTTGCCGAGC
This portion of the Setaria viridis chromosome 7, Setaria_viridis_v4.0, whole genome shotgun sequence genome encodes:
- the LOC117864106 gene encoding serine carboxypeptidase-like 35; this encodes MAVATAMAVLMLALATAPDSATGVSPRSPRPEADLVTGLPGQPAVGFRHYAGYVDVGSGGGGSGKALFYWFFEAEREPEKKPLLLWLNGGPGCSSVAYGAAQELGPFLVRSYGANLTRNAYAWNKAVNLLFLEAPVGVGFSYTNRTADLRRLGDRVTAQDSYSFLLNWLDKFPEFKTRDFYIAGESYAGHYVPQLAELIYDGRKGASRERAINIKGFMIGNAVLNDATDQLGMVEYAWSHAIISDELYSAVRRECDSFKEEADGGRPGKGCSPALRAFLGAYDDIDIYSIYTPTCLLPAAAAKPRRPASLVAAPRLLSKHDAWHRLKRVPAGYDPCTEAYVTKYFNRGDVQRALHANRTGLPYPYSPCSEVIRKWNDSPATILPILKKLMAAGLRVWVYSGDTDGRVPVTSTRYSINAMGLRPRERLRANASAAAADAVAQWGGWRAWYYRQQVAGWAVEYEEGLTLVTVRGAGHQVPLFAPARSLAMLYHFLRGQDLPAARTR
- the LOC117864107 gene encoding uncharacterized protein — encoded protein: MRPPGPTRLTLPPTFPSRPRLVTAAPKPNPLNPSAAAAMLRRLAAVAPRAFSSSSSPHAPPAAASGYTPRREYGLVPMVIEHTSRGERAYDIFSRLLKERIVCIHGPISDDTASLVVAQLLFLESENPAKPVHLYINSPGGVVTAGLAIYDTMQYIRSPVTTLCIGQAASMASLLLAAGARGERRALPNARVMIHQPSGGASGQASDIAIHAKEILKVRDRLNKIYAKHTGQAIDRIEQCMERDMFMDPEEAHDWGLIDEVIEHRPVSLVSDAVGGDPPNLGGGGNGENKGAEEPSSA